The region cctggtgaaaaacaacaggaaacatttgacctctgtaattgcaaacaaaggctactgtaccaaatattaacactgattttcacaggtgttcaaatacttatttgcagcagtaacatacaaataaattactaaaaaatcatacattgtgatttccgttttttttttttttttttttttaagattatgtctctcacagtggacatgcagctaagatgaaaatttcagacccctccatgatttctaagtgggagaacttgcaaaattgcagggtgttcaaatacttattttcctcgctgtagatcaatgttagccatctttgaacttctcaaaggtctgtatcccaagaatgtGCTGTGTGAATTAGAAGACCCTGGCAGCAACAGGACTGGAGTTACACTGAGCACGGACAGATGGACGCATGGGCGCAAGGCCTTCgcgatacccgatggccatattttggccttgggtaaaaatcagTTGTTTCCTTGTCAAACAACTCTGTCCAGGAATCAGAACGTGATGAAAATTGAGGAACAGAGCCCAACATTAAGAAAGGGAGAAATAAAATAGTGCCACCTATAGGACAGCAGCATGTATCCTGACTGCATTAGTGTTAACTGTGTAGTTTTTCTATTGTTCCTTCTGTAAGTTTTTCCAAAATTTCCAAGTTAGCATTTGTGCTTTCGGAAGATCAaattttgtatttaaaaaaataatgctaTTAAAAGCACATTGAGAggattgtgggggggggggggggggtaggcttGGTGCCACCTATTCTTATGACATGCAAAATGTCTGGTCCACAATTACAAAATGCCCCATATTTTTCAgatattttaaggaaaaaaaaaatcttacattaAGACCAGTACTTTAGTTTTAAACAGCCCTTATTGTTAGTTCTGTTTGGTGTGTATTACTGTATATGCAGGAGCTATTGATATGATGTAAAAGGAagttaaaatgaactttaaaaccCACCTTCACATTTGCGACAAATTCTATTGCCACACTACTAAATAATAATGCCCACACCTCGtcccaccaagaaaaaaaatctggagCCACCAATGTTAACAATGAAATTAATTAGGAAATTTCAAATaattctctgtgtgtgtctgtacatAGCACCAAGGAGTATCCTGTAGTACCTCGCAGCACAGTGCGCCAAAGAGTGGGCTCCAGCCAGAGTCCGTTTAGCGGGGAGGCTCAGGGCATGTCCACCTCGAGCACCCTGAACACTCAGTATTCCCAGTGTGAGAACGGGGTCACGAGCACCTCACAGGACCTGCTGCCTCAGTCGGGGTCCTACCCGCTTCCGCATGAACACGGCCAGGAGTACCACTGCATCAAGAGGAAAGGTAGGAGGACTCTATGTGCATGGTGTGCTGCTGAGTGTGTTATTTGGGTTTGAGAAACTTGAACATGAGAAGAATATAGCAAATGTAATTAAGTGTAGTTTCTATTAGTAGTACTACAATAGCTATATAACTATTTTGCGTCAGCACTACAGTTAATATTGTAAAGTGTCTCCTCTGATGCCTGACATTTTGTTTTTCATATAATTTTCTGTTTTAATTCAACTTTGTCTGCAGTGGAAGACGACTGTCACTCAGGCGAGCATGGATATAAGAAAGCCTATCTGGAGAGCTCATCCAGTGAGGAAGACCATTACTACCGTCCTGTTGGCTACGCCCAGAGCCTAGGCCTAGCTGGTGGGCACTACCGCAGTGAATCCAGCCAGCGGCAGGCCTGTATGTACGCCAGCGCGTCGCAGGGAGCTGAGCCTGTGCCCAGTTTGGAGGACATCAGTTGTAACACTTGGGCCAGCGTCTCGCCCTACGGGAGTTGCTCTGTCACCACCATGCAGCCAATGGAGCGGCTGCCTTACCAGCACTTCTCTGCTCACTTCACCTCTGGACCCCTGGTGTCCAGACTGGGCGGGGTGGCAGGACACGCCTCTCCACAGCTGAGTGATCACCACCACGCCACCATGTACCAGAGCTCCATGACCCATCAGACTCTGGGCCGGCAGTGCAGTCCTGCCGCTGGCATCCAGTCACCAGCAGCAGGCTTGCAGGGAAACGAGTACCTCTACACGCACGGCATTCCGCGCACGCTATCGCCGCACCAGTACCACACGGTACATAGTGTCAGCATCATGCCAGAGTGGAATGAAAGCTAAAGCTTTTTCAGACAACAGATAAACTATTAAAAAAGGACCAAAACAAGACTTTCAATGAGTCCATATTTATATTTTTACAGGACACATTACTGATCGTGCAAATGGCATTGATGCTTGTTTGCTGAGAGCATTGGATTTTCACAGGATGTAGAAAAACAAGCATCTTGCTATTTAATATTTTACAACAGCATCTGCACTTACGAACAAATAGCACGAGAGAGACGCTGGTGATGAGGAGCATGCATAAAAACGACTCCAGTGCAGACACAATGATGACAGTGGAAGGAGCAAAAAGTGTTCTTATGTGGTGTGCTGGCTGGACCTCGAGTGAAAATGACTTTTCTACACATCCCAAATTCTTTTAAAATTGGGCACTGACTGATCTTCTGCCTCATTTGCCttaagttctctctctctctctctttatccctGCCTCTCATAGATTTTAGTTAAAAATATACTTTGTAGCAAAAGTGTTGTAAGTTATGGAATGTGAAAGTAGACGGGAGTATCTTTGATAAATATACTTGCTCTTTAAACTGCCAAGAGTGTCATTTTGTTGCTACTGCTGTGTAAttcaattctatttatttatacagctccaaatcacaacaaaagttgccccAAGATGCCACGCATGAGcaaggtttaaaccttacccaTCCTATG is a window of Thalassophryne amazonica chromosome 17, fThaAma1.1, whole genome shotgun sequence DNA encoding:
- the tbx5a gene encoding T-box transcription factor TBX5-A isoform X2 — encoded protein: MADQEETFGLQNSPGGSDSRELPSDNKSDKQNGTSNKSPSSQTTYIQQGMEGIKVYLHERELWMKFHEVGTEMIITKAGRRMFPSFKVKVTGLNPKTKYILLMDVVPADDHRYKFADNKWSVTGKAEPAMPGRLYVHPDSPATGAHWMRQLVSFQKLKLTNNHLDPFGHIILNSMHKYQPRIHIVKADENNGFGSKNTAFCTHVFPETSFIAVTSYQNHKITQLKIENNPFAKGFRGSDDMELHRMSRMQSTKEYPVVPRSTVRQRVGSSQSPFSGEAQGMSTSSTLNTQYSQCENGVTSTSQDLLPQSGSYPLPHEHGQEYHCIKRKVEDDCHSGEHGYKKAYLESSSSEEDHYYRPVGYAQSLGLAGGHYRSESSQRQACMYASASQGAEPVPSLEDISCNTWASVSPYGSCSVTTMQPMERLPYQHFSAHFTSGPLVSRLGGVAGHASPQLSDHHHATMYQSSMTHQTLGRQCSPAAGIQSPAAGLQGNEYLYTHGIPRTLSPHQYHTVHSVSIMPEWNES